The segment CCCGACGGCTCCGGTGTCCTACTGTTACGACACGGCATCCAATGGGGTCGGTCGGCCACGATCGGTGACGCTGGCCAGCGGCTGCACCGGGGACGGCTCCTATTTCGACGCGTACGATGAGATGGGTCGAGTGACAATGACCCACCATGTCACCGATGGCCAGACTTACGGATCCTCGCCAAACCCCACTTACGCGTATAATCTGGCTGGGGAGTTGACCGCAGAGACGTATCCGTCGGGGAGAAAGGTTACGACAGCTTACGATCCGGCGGGGCGGGTCAACGCAGTGACCGGCGAAAAGGCCGGGGAGACGAACAGGAGCTATACAGCCATGCCGAACAGCTCGAACTTCTGGCCGCATGGAGCGGTGCAGTCCATGAATCTGGGCAATGGACTGGTGGAGAGCGCCATTTATAACAACCGGCTCCAGCCGACACAGATCAGCTTGGGGAATCTCGCGAGTTTTGGATACACGTACGGGACGGGCGACAATAACGGGAATGTGGTTACTCAGCAGATCATTACGCCTGCATTGAATGTGACGCAGGGGTACTGCTACGACAAGCTGAATCGCTTGACGGGGATTTACGAGCCGGTGGTGTCCGGCCAATGCCAGACCTCGGGTTGGAGTCAGATGTACGACTACGATCAATACGGCAACCGGACGAATGTGCAATCCCCTCCGTATCTTTCAAACCCGCCCACTGTGGTTCCGGCGCCCGCGATTGACAGCTCCACCAATCGATTCCAGGCAGGAACCGGCTTTGGTTACGACAATGCGGGCAACTTGACTCAAGCACCAAGTGGTGTGAGCTACTCCTACGACGCCGAGAACAGGTTGACCAATTTCAGCAACGGTACCGCGACGTACGCCTATGATGGCGATGGACGAAGAGTAAAGAAAACCGTTCAATCAGCAATTGCCACCACCGTGTTTGTCTACAACGTGCTAGGACAGTTGGTGGCGGAATACTGCAGCGGATCAGGATGCAATAGCATTAGCGGCACTGAATTCCTGACGGCGGATCATCTGGGGAGCACGCGGGTGGTGACGGATGCGTCGGGCGGCGTGATCTCTCGTCATGACTATTTGCCGTTTGGAGAAGCCATTTCAACGGGCATAGGCGGAAGAACGGGGGCAATGGGCTACGAAGATCCTGACGGGATCAATCAGAAGTTCACTGGCAAGGAGCGAGACAGTGAGTCCGGGCTCGATTACTTTCTGGCGCGCTATCACAGTTCAGCCCTGGGAAGATTCGCGTGCCCGGATTTACTCGGCGGACATCTCGAGGATCCCCAAACCCTGAACAAGTACTTGTACACTCGCAACAATCCGGTAACCCTCACAGACCCGACAGGCCTGGATTTCTATCTCACTTGCCAGAAAGAATCCGATACTTGTAAGAAACAAACAGTTGGGTATGATAAGAACGGCGAAGCACAGACGGCTCTAGTGCAAGGCACGTTGGACGATAAGGGAAACTTCACGGCCACGAAGATCAGTAACGATCAGAGTGGAAACCTTGTAGACCAAAATGGCATCCAGTACACCGCAAAAGTAGGGCCGAATGGGGTGTCCTTTTCGCCAGCTGGGGTTGAAAATGCAACCTCTTCGAGCGGCGTGTTCGTAAATGGAACCAGTCCCACCACAATTCAGGGTTCGGGCGACTTCCGGGGGTTCACTTTTACGTTCCAGTATAGTCAGCTTGAATCCAACCAAACCGCAGCAGGAATTTTCAGCTTTGCGGGAACTCCCGAGCAAGCCGGGGCTGCTCTAGAAAGAGCCGGGTTATGGAATATGCACGCTCTTGGCGTGCACGCAGGTTATGACGAATACCGCACCACCGGTCATGGGCTCTTCTGAGCGAATGCCACCCATTTCAATCTCCTGCAACTCAGTGTTGATCCGAGGGCTACCGTGCCACAGACCCTCGGGAATATGCATTTCGGAGAACACTCTCCTCTTGGACTCGGGATATTCCCGCACATCTGGGAGGTGCCAAAATGAACGAATCAACGGATCGTACTTTTAGCCGATGGTGCGGTTGGGCCGGCCTACTGCTGTTCGTGGGAATGTGGGTACAGTTGGCTCTGATGCCGTTCGTAGGCGCATCGATCAAGGGGTTCTTTGGGCGAATATTCCCGCAGCAGATTTTTATCCAATTTCTCGCCTCATTGATACTAACAACGGTTGCAGGTTTAACAGGCCGCAAGCGCTGGCTCATAGTTTCAGTTGCTGCGCTCCTGTCGATTACGTTGTTCATTGCTGGTTTGGTTCTTGACTAATTATGACTTTGTTGACAAATCAAAAAGGGAGCCAGAGCCCATTCATCCAGTGCCATTCGTCCCTATTTTTGCTTCCGTCTTCAAGAAAAGCGGGGGTCAGAAAAGAAACTGGGGTCGCATCTCCATAATCCATATTTCGTCTCGGTGTTGAGTATTGGCGTGAATTTTCAAAAGGTTTGAGTCGCGGTCGAGAGCGAGGGCGACAGCCCAGTCGGCTTCCAGCAAGTGCCGGAAGCGCCGGACGGCTTCGCAAACGGCCTTGAAGGAACAAAAGGGATCAGGCCGCGACATTCGACAAATTTCTTCTATTCCATGGCCACGCTCTTTGCCCAGGCAGCAAACGAATTGTCGATTGTCGCGGCCTGATCCCTTTTGTTTCAAAAAGGTCATCCCTACGCAGGCATGCCAACGACGCATGCCTGCGGCACCCGGGAGTGACATCGCGTCAAATCCAGCTGAATAGCAGGAAAAAAGGAAGGTAGCTCTGAGGGCTCTGAGCAATTTCGACTCTATGTCACCACGAAAGAAGGCACTGCAGACGCTATCCTAAAGGCACAGAATTTCAGATGGACGCTGGGACATGAAGGATATCCTGACAGCCGCCAGTTGAAGGGAGGAGAACCAAGCATTCAATTTTGTTTCTCTAAGGATGGTAGGCGGGCGGATATAGATGTCGATTACGAGTCCAAAGATTTCCCGAATGTCTTATTTAACGGACACTCGAAGCCCGCGAACTCGGATGTTCGAGCAGGGGAGCACTTCGATAGACACAAAAAACGTTTTTCAGAAATTCCACTTAAGAGGCGTTATGATCCGTCTTCTAAATAGGGTTATCCTTCCTTTGATGGTTATGTTCATGGGAACTGGATCGATGGTAATGCAGGCATGGGCGGGGCCATTGTCCGAGTCGTTGCTGAGAGGCTCCTAAAGACACTGTTTCCATGAGGTCCGTGAATATGTCAAGGTACCTACACAAATGTCCAAATTGTGGTGCAACTATCGTACCGACAGAAATTCCATTTGGGAAAGCCTCGTGTTTCCCATGCCCCTCCTGTGGCGATCTACTTCAGGTTGTCGAACCACACTCCCTTGCAATTTGGATATCAAGCATTCTGGTCGGCGGCACAATCTCTTATAGTTGCGGGCTTCGCGGGCTCTTGTTGTTCCTCGCAGGACTGTTTGGCTCGCCGTTCCTATACCTTATGGCCGGTTTCGTCATGGGTTTGGTCGGGACCCGGACCAGACTCCGAAAGTTTGTACCAAGACGCCCTTCATCTCGTGATGGTGAATTGTCCCTCCATCTGAGGGATAACCAGCGCCGTTGAACCTGTCCGAGGATTTGGAGTATTGCAACGAAACAGGCGAGGTGCACGGCGTGGCAACCTGTAGAAATCTTCAAAGCCGCTAACCATGGCATCGTTCATCCCCTACCTGGCCTTGGCAATTTTCCCGATAGCTTCGATTGTGCCCTTCAACCTATTCCGTTTTTCCTGGGGTTACCACCACGGCCTTCAGAAAATGCCGGATGATGTGCGGGAAAGGGCTGAGAAGGTTGACCGGTTCACTTGGCCGTTCCATAAACTACTAACGATTGCCCCTGTCATTTTGCTGATGAAACATGAGGGTGTGTCGCCTCGAGCCACAGGATTGCATTTGGACGTTTGGCAGCTGAATGCAGCACTTGGTATCTGTACCGGGCTCATGCTAGTTGTCATCCAAGGATTACTTTGGAGGTTGATGAATCGGAGGATGGGAAGTCTGGATGATGCTGAATGTGCAAGAGGCCCAGCATCCCTGTGGTTATTGGAATTCCTGTTTGGCGCATTTTCCGAAGAACTTTGGCTGGCTTTTTGCCTTGTCGGATTGAGGCGGACATGTCATTCCATTCCCTTGTCAATTCTGTTGACGGCCATTGCCTTCGGCCTGGCTCATTTTCCATATGGCTTTGGAGCCTTTGCCACAGCTTCCTACGGCGCTCTTTCAGGAATGCTCTTCCTATGGCGCAGTTCCCTGCTACCGTCGTTTCTATTCCACTTCGTGGGTAACATCGGCTCGCTCTACTGGGCCCGCCGAGGGGTTGCCCAGCTTCCACTTCAACGGTGAATGTTTGGGGTCGGACCAAGGCAACTCCCTGAAAAGGTTGTCGCTGATCGAAAAAGGGTAAAAAATTTAGCGTCAGATCTTTTCAATTGATTCTGCTGCAAAACCCCCTGTTTTTCAGGACCGATTTGTAGCGGGAGAGGGGATCGGTTCCGACAACGGGACGATTCCTGTCAGGACTCGATGTTTTTTCAGGTATTAAGATTTTCGGGTCAGGTCTAAATTTTCAATTGTTCTCCTGCACAGGTATCAAGATTGAAAATTTAGACCTGATCCTATTTGGCGTTTTGTGGTTGCCGTTTTCCCTCCGCGCATTCCCGACAAAAGCGTTCTCCCATCCAGAAAATGCTTGGGGTCACGTCTTCCCAATCTCCAAATTGAGATTGGGTGTTCTGGATGATTTCGGATAAGTACTGGTCTTAATACATTTTGCATTCGAACTAGCGGATGACGCCGGAGAAACTGACATAGTTCAACCCGACCGCGAGAGCGCCCGGCGGTTTGAGTCTCAGCCCTCCGTACCGACGGGAAGAGTCTTCCCTGGGCTCTTTCTTCATTCTCTCAACGATGCGAACCACCCCCGCAAAATCCGGCCGCGTTTGCATCGCTCGCAGGAGGGTTGTTCCTTTTTGGTCTCTGCAATCATCCGCTCGTCGCTGTCTCAGAAGAGCAAATTCCAAAGTCCAACTAAAACCGAAGCTGTGAAATGAGCGTCGTCCCTCGCAGGCATGCAAAGAACGCATGCCTGCGGCACCCGACCTTGATCGCATTGCCTGCGGCACCCAGCAAAGTCCAAAATCCAAATAGAACCCAAAGTCCAAGTAAAACCGTAGCCGTGAAATGAGCGTCGTCCCTCGCAGGCATGCAAAGAACGCATGCCTGCGGCACCCGACAGCCCGCGGCACCCGACCTTGATCGCATTGCCTGCGGCACCCAGCAAAGTCCAATATCCAAATAGAACCCAAAATCCAACTAAAACCGAAGCTGTGAAATGAGCGTCGTCCCTCGCAAGCATGCAAAGAACGCATGCCTGCGGCACCCGCCAGTGATTTTGTTTAAGGTGTTTCGGCCGACCAGTTGTCGATTAGACGCGTCGTTCCGAGGTAAGCGGCGACGGCAATCAAAGTCCCCTTCCGAATCGTATCAACCGGACGCAGGGTGGCGGGGTCGACCAATTCGATATAATCGACCCTGGCCAGCGGCTCGCCGTCAAAAACCTTCTTCATGCCTCCGCGAATCACATCCGCATTAGATTCGCCTCTCTCGATCATGGCCCGCGCCCGCAAGAGACTGTGGTGAAGGACCAAGGCCGCCTGGCGTTGGGCAGGGCTCAAATACCGATTTCTTGAACTCATGGCCAGACCGTCGGGTTCGCGCACAATGGGACAGGTTACAATCTGGACATTGAATTTCAGGTCGCGGGTCATCCGTTCGATGAGGATTGCCTGCTGCGCATCCTTTCGTCCGAACACCGCAAAGTCGGGCGTGACAATGTTAAACAGTTTCGCGACCACGGTCGTTACACCGCGGAAATGGCCGGGACGAGTGGTCCCACAGAGGTAACCCCCCCAGCCTTCCACTTCGACAAAGGTACGTGAATCCTCCGGATACATTTCCTCCACCTCAGGGGTGAACAGATATTCAACGTCCAGGGCAGAGAGCATTCGGCAGTCACTTTCGAGATCGCGGGGATATCGGGTGAAGTCCTCGTTGGGACCAAACTGGGTGGGGTTGACAAAGATCGACACGACGACGGTGTCGGCGAGTTCCCGGGCCCGACGAACCAGGCTCAGATGACCTTCGTGCAAGGCCCCCATGGTGGGGACGAATGCGAGGGACTGTTGGCGGGCATGGAGGGCTTTGGCCACCTCACGCATTCGAGATGCTTTGGATACGATTTCCATGCGAAGTTTCCGAATGATAGGATTCCTGGTCGGAAGGGAAGCGGGAGTTGTGGACATCGTCAATGAATTCGGAAATCGCCGCGGCCGCGGATTCGCGAAGGTGCGCGTATTGCCGCACAAACTTGGGAACACGCCCGCTGTTGAGGCCGAGCAGATCGTTCAGGACCAGCACCTGGCCGTCACAGTCAGGTCCTGCACCAATGCCGATGGTGGGGGCCTTGACGGCTGTCGTGATCCGCTGGGCGAGGTCTCGGGGAATTCCTTCGAGGACAATCGAAAA is part of the Terriglobia bacterium genome and harbors:
- a CDS encoding CPBP family intramembrane metalloprotease, translated to MASFIPYLALAIFPIASIVPFNLFRFSWGYHHGLQKMPDDVRERAEKVDRFTWPFHKLLTIAPVILLMKHEGVSPRATGLHLDVWQLNAALGICTGLMLVVIQGLLWRLMNRRMGSLDDAECARGPASLWLLEFLFGAFSEELWLAFCLVGLRRTCHSIPLSILLTAIAFGLAHFPYGFGAFATASYGALSGMLFLWRSSLLPSFLFHFVGNIGSLYWARRGVAQLPLQR
- the panC gene encoding pantoate--beta-alanine ligase, yielding MEIVSKASRMREVAKALHARQQSLAFVPTMGALHEGHLSLVRRARELADTVVVSIFVNPTQFGPNEDFTRYPRDLESDCRMLSALDVEYLFTPEVEEMYPEDSRTFVEVEGWGGYLCGTTRPGHFRGVTTVVAKLFNIVTPDFAVFGRKDAQQAILIERMTRDLKFNVQIVTCPIVREPDGLAMSSRNRYLSPAQRQAALVLHHSLLRARAMIERGESNADVIRGGMKKVFDGEPLARVDYIELVDPATLRPVDTIRKGTLIAVAAYLGTTRLIDNWSAETP